From one Catellatospora sp. IY07-71 genomic stretch:
- a CDS encoding rhodanese-like domain-containing protein, which produces MSAVLSTPPAAADVAAAHFAARLSFEADVSDVHADLASGTPGFVLVDSRSREAWEQGHLPGAVHLPTAEIARRAAEVVPAGSVVVTYCWGPGCNGATRAALAFARLGYQVKEMLGGYEYWVREGFDTQGLLGLQKHDVDPLTAPASGAACAC; this is translated from the coding sequence ATGTCCGCCGTTCTCAGCACCCCGCCGGCCGCCGCCGACGTCGCCGCCGCCCACTTCGCCGCCCGCCTGTCGTTCGAGGCCGACGTGTCCGATGTACACGCCGATCTGGCGTCGGGCACGCCGGGCTTCGTCCTGGTCGACTCGCGCTCGCGGGAGGCGTGGGAGCAGGGTCACCTGCCGGGCGCGGTGCACCTGCCCACGGCGGAGATCGCCCGCCGGGCGGCCGAGGTGGTGCCCGCCGGCAGCGTCGTCGTCACCTACTGCTGGGGGCCCGGCTGCAACGGCGCCACCCGGGCCGCGCTGGCCTTCGCCCGGCTGGGCTATCAGGTCAAGGAGATGCTCGGCGGGTACGAGTACTGGGTGCGCGAGGGCTTCGACACGCAGGGCCTGCTCGGGTTGCAGAAACACGACGTGGACCCGCTGACGGCGCCCGCGAGCGGCGCCGCCTGCGCCTGCTGA
- the ftrA gene encoding transcriptional regulator FtrA: protein MGTPLTLETRPRHRIAVLAFAGMAPFELGCVVEVFGLPRPELDVPWYDLAVCAETPDPMPAVGGFTVTARHGLDVLAAADTVIVPGVADVHAPVSPALVAALRTAAARGARIVSICSGAFALAAAGLLDGRAATTHWRYAPLLRERHPLVEVTPDVLYVDSGQVVTSAGSAAGLDLCLHLVRRDHGAQIANTVARRLVLPPHRDGGQAQFIELPVRDVVDDDGVARAMAWALDHLTEPLTVNLLAAHARMSPRSFLRHFARHTGTSPIRWLIEQRVAASLPLLETSDSPVEQVAAAVGFDSPATFRHHFSRCMRTSPSSYRRTFRTRP from the coding sequence ATGGGTACGCCGCTGACGCTGGAGACCCGGCCCCGGCACCGGATCGCGGTGCTGGCCTTCGCCGGGATGGCCCCGTTCGAGCTGGGCTGCGTGGTCGAGGTGTTCGGCCTGCCCCGCCCGGAGCTGGACGTGCCCTGGTACGACCTGGCCGTCTGCGCCGAGACGCCCGACCCCATGCCGGCCGTCGGCGGCTTCACCGTCACCGCCCGGCACGGCCTGGACGTGCTCGCCGCGGCGGACACGGTGATCGTCCCCGGCGTCGCCGACGTGCACGCCCCCGTCTCCCCCGCCCTGGTGGCGGCGCTGCGCACGGCGGCCGCCCGGGGCGCCCGCATCGTGTCCATCTGCTCCGGCGCCTTCGCGCTGGCCGCCGCCGGGCTGCTGGACGGCCGCGCCGCCACCACGCACTGGCGCTACGCCCCGCTGCTGCGCGAGCGGCACCCGCTGGTCGAGGTCACCCCCGACGTGCTCTACGTGGACAGCGGCCAGGTGGTCACCAGCGCGGGCAGCGCCGCTGGGCTGGACCTCTGCCTGCACCTGGTGCGCCGCGACCACGGCGCGCAGATCGCCAACACGGTCGCCCGGCGGCTGGTGCTGCCGCCGCACCGCGACGGCGGCCAGGCCCAGTTCATCGAGCTGCCGGTGCGCGACGTGGTCGACGACGACGGGGTCGCCCGCGCGATGGCCTGGGCGCTGGACCACCTCACCGAGCCGCTGACGGTCAACCTGCTCGCCGCGCACGCCCGGATGTCGCCGCGCAGCTTCCTGCGCCACTTCGCCCGGCACACCGGCACCAGCCCGATCCGGTGGCTCATCGAGCAGCGGGTGGCGGCCAGCCTGCCGCTGCTGGAGACCTCCGACTCCCCCGTGGAGCAGGTCGCCGCCGCCGTCGGCTTCGACTCCCCCGCCACCTTCCGCCACCACTTCAGCCGGTGTATGCGCACGTCGCCGTCGTCATACCGCCGCACCTTCCGCACCCGCCCCTGA
- a CDS encoding BTAD domain-containing putative transcriptional regulator: MADRLELRILGTFELTRDGVAASVGGVKPRQLLATLALHHGRTVSVDHLIEVLWPQDPPRSALANVQTYVSALRTCLGDRLRRQPPGYRLELCPDELDLLRFEEHARGGDPAGLAAALELWRGEPLENLPASPLWRTEIDRLVERHRSVRQRRALLRIEAGQPAAAVDELRRLVGEEPLREEAWQLLVTALRDAGHRAEALSAYAAARRTLTEELGVEPGEPLRRLHRTLLVEEEGPLPFGARLDGAAALVLRGLARLAVPSVPGWVTAALLDRPDATEVLASLDRARLLRPAGPDELGQARYGLPVLVGLLAPDLPGEAIGAALTRALGGYLSLAERAAGGLPPQVFGPGLTVAPRWPVPDAAELTGDPVRWFAAERQALLGAVEAAAGNGLSDLAWELAHAMVAWCDMGGHTAEWEQTHRAALAACRADGNLLGEAVTLRGLGQLHLYRDHYEEAAEAFSRSRLLFARLGNLCGQAAALAGLGTGHRIRGELDDALDCYRQALEAYRMLGHRHGEAYALGALGMVWLARGDLAEAFRDFGVGLRLAEEIGDAHRSALLTRQLGLARLRSGDLAHARADLTAALDRFAVLGDAHCEAYCLTDLAALEAPEVAVRRLTQALEIFERIGDRRAQAQTSRRLGELHRGDARYGLSDAYLAEARRLQSTVEMTRMPF; this comes from the coding sequence ATGGCGGACCGGCTGGAACTGCGCATCCTGGGCACCTTCGAGCTGACGCGCGACGGGGTGGCCGCTTCCGTGGGTGGCGTGAAACCGCGCCAGCTGCTGGCGACGCTGGCGCTGCACCATGGCCGCACCGTGTCGGTCGACCACCTGATCGAGGTGCTGTGGCCGCAGGACCCGCCCCGCTCGGCACTGGCCAATGTGCAGACGTACGTCAGCGCGCTGCGCACCTGTCTCGGGGACCGGCTGCGCCGCCAGCCGCCCGGCTACCGGCTGGAGCTGTGCCCGGACGAGCTGGACCTGCTGCGTTTCGAAGAGCACGCCCGCGGCGGCGACCCGGCCGGCCTCGCCGCGGCGCTGGAGCTGTGGCGCGGCGAGCCGCTGGAGAACCTGCCCGCGTCCCCGCTGTGGCGCACCGAGATCGACCGGCTGGTCGAGCGGCACCGCTCGGTCCGGCAGCGCCGGGCCCTGCTGCGCATCGAGGCGGGGCAGCCCGCCGCGGCCGTGGACGAGCTGCGCCGGCTGGTCGGCGAGGAGCCGCTGCGGGAGGAGGCGTGGCAGCTGCTGGTGACGGCGCTGCGCGACGCGGGCCACCGGGCGGAGGCGCTGTCGGCGTACGCGGCCGCGCGCCGCACGCTCACCGAGGAGCTGGGCGTCGAGCCGGGCGAGCCGCTGCGCCGCCTGCATCGCACGCTGCTGGTCGAGGAGGAGGGCCCGCTGCCGTTCGGCGCCCGGCTGGACGGTGCGGCGGCGCTGGTGCTGCGCGGGCTGGCCCGGCTGGCGGTGCCGTCGGTGCCCGGCTGGGTGACCGCCGCGCTGCTCGACCGTCCGGACGCGACGGAGGTGCTGGCCTCGCTGGACCGGGCCCGCCTGCTGCGCCCGGCCGGCCCGGACGAGCTGGGCCAGGCCCGCTACGGCCTGCCGGTGCTGGTCGGGCTGCTCGCGCCGGACCTGCCCGGCGAGGCGATCGGCGCGGCGCTGACCCGCGCGCTCGGCGGCTACCTGAGCCTGGCCGAGCGGGCCGCGGGCGGGCTGCCGCCGCAGGTGTTCGGGCCGGGGCTGACCGTCGCGCCGCGCTGGCCGGTGCCGGACGCGGCGGAGCTGACGGGCGACCCGGTGCGCTGGTTCGCCGCGGAGCGGCAGGCGCTGCTCGGCGCGGTCGAGGCCGCCGCGGGCAACGGGCTGTCCGATCTGGCCTGGGAGCTGGCACACGCCATGGTGGCCTGGTGCGACATGGGCGGGCACACCGCGGAGTGGGAACAGACGCACCGCGCCGCGCTGGCCGCCTGCCGGGCGGACGGCAACCTGCTCGGCGAGGCGGTGACCCTGCGCGGGCTGGGCCAGCTGCACCTCTACCGGGACCACTACGAGGAGGCCGCGGAGGCGTTCAGCCGGTCCCGGCTGCTGTTCGCGCGGCTGGGCAACCTGTGCGGGCAGGCCGCGGCGCTGGCCGGGCTGGGCACCGGGCACCGCATCCGGGGCGAGCTGGACGACGCGCTGGACTGCTACCGCCAGGCCCTGGAGGCGTACCGGATGCTCGGGCACCGCCACGGCGAGGCGTACGCGCTGGGCGCGCTCGGCATGGTCTGGCTGGCCCGCGGCGACCTCGCCGAGGCGTTCCGCGACTTCGGCGTCGGGCTGCGGCTGGCCGAGGAGATCGGCGACGCGCACCGGTCCGCGCTGCTCACCCGCCAGCTGGGCCTGGCCCGGCTGCGCAGCGGCGACCTGGCGCACGCGCGCGCCGACCTGACCGCCGCGCTGGACCGCTTCGCCGTGCTCGGCGACGCGCACTGCGAGGCGTACTGCCTGACCGACCTGGCCGCGCTGGAGGCGCCGGAGGTGGCGGTGCGGCGGCTCACCCAGGCGCTGGAGATCTTCGAGCGGATCGGCGACCGGCGCGCCCAGGCGCAGACCTCCCGCCGCCTGGGCGAACTCCACCGCGGCGACGCGCGCTACGGCCTGTCCGACGCCTACCTCGCCGAGGCCCGGCGCCTGCAGTCCACCGTCGAGATGACCCGCATGCCCTTCTGA
- a CDS encoding M23 family metallopeptidase → MRPLRLLSGAAALLLGVTSAVLLSSPAHAAPAFQLPFPCGQTWNGNSTNSSAHVSWEIDFNRGSTATADLGDTVVAAAAGTVEVSAHQGSVNGYGNLIVIDHGGGYFTYYAHLDSRAVVAGQSVLRGQAIGALGNTSKPGNNISPHLHYEVRYPDRSQSHIIKAVFNGSTFGYGSANVTSNNCATSYDPAEVCGAGFQMIDSVKLGSAGTANLLWKGSTGQNCTVTLKMSSVGTPTATSSFLEPQGASRTTDSGSYSYYAGPVIRTAPGCVKWGGSAGGTTYTSGFEHCA, encoded by the coding sequence ATGCGACCACTCCGGCTCCTGTCCGGTGCCGCCGCGCTGCTCCTCGGCGTGACGAGTGCGGTCCTGCTATCCTCACCCGCCCATGCCGCACCCGCGTTCCAGCTGCCGTTCCCGTGCGGCCAGACCTGGAACGGCAACAGCACCAACAGCAGCGCCCACGTCTCCTGGGAGATCGACTTCAACCGCGGCTCCACCGCCACGGCCGACCTGGGTGACACCGTGGTCGCCGCCGCGGCGGGCACCGTCGAGGTCTCCGCGCACCAGGGCTCCGTCAACGGCTACGGCAACCTCATCGTCATCGACCACGGTGGCGGCTACTTCACCTACTACGCCCACCTGGACAGCCGGGCGGTCGTCGCCGGCCAGTCCGTGCTGCGCGGCCAGGCCATCGGCGCGCTCGGCAACACCAGCAAGCCCGGCAACAACATCTCCCCGCACCTGCACTACGAGGTGCGCTACCCGGACCGCTCGCAGTCGCACATCATCAAGGCCGTCTTCAACGGCAGCACCTTCGGCTACGGCTCGGCCAACGTGACCAGCAACAACTGCGCCACGTCGTACGACCCCGCCGAGGTCTGCGGCGCCGGCTTCCAGATGATCGACTCGGTCAAGCTCGGCAGCGCGGGCACCGCGAACCTGCTGTGGAAGGGCTCCACGGGCCAGAACTGCACCGTGACGCTGAAGATGTCCAGCGTCGGCACGCCCACCGCGACGAGCTCCTTCCTGGAACCGCAGGGGGCGAGCAGAACCACCGACTCCGGCAGCTACTCCTACTACGCCGGGCCGGTCATCCGCACCGCCCCCGGCTGCGTGAAATGGGGCGGCAGCGCCGGTGGCACCACGTACACCTCCGGTTTCGAACACTGCGCCTGA
- a CDS encoding M23 family metallopeptidase, translating to MLKRVLGLATAALAIGAAVLVEASPAMAAPTFKVPFPCNQVWSGQTRTNHSPANAIDFNRTDDLGDPVVASAPGTVDVVTNLGDTSYGKYVRINHGNGWTTYYAHLNSFNTSVGQTVKYGTVIGYVGTTGGSTGPHLHYEQRSGGSAVQIKFNGVTALYWGTKNYTSDNGCGGGAAQGTVNTAGSALTIRSGPGTGYAAVGTVADGATVSIQCQTTGTTVTGTYGTSNIWDRIGTGKFISDAYVYTGYDGFIPGVPRC from the coding sequence ATGCTCAAGCGCGTCCTGGGGCTGGCCACCGCCGCCCTGGCCATCGGCGCGGCCGTGCTGGTCGAAGCAAGCCCGGCCATGGCCGCCCCGACCTTCAAGGTCCCGTTCCCCTGCAACCAGGTCTGGTCCGGCCAGACCCGCACCAACCACAGCCCCGCCAACGCCATCGACTTCAACCGCACCGACGACCTCGGCGACCCCGTCGTGGCCAGCGCCCCCGGCACCGTGGACGTCGTCACCAACCTCGGTGACACCAGCTACGGCAAGTACGTCCGGATCAACCACGGCAACGGCTGGACCACCTACTACGCGCACCTGAACTCGTTCAACACGTCGGTGGGCCAGACCGTCAAGTACGGCACCGTGATCGGATACGTCGGCACCACCGGCGGCTCGACCGGCCCCCACCTGCACTACGAGCAGCGCTCCGGCGGCTCCGCCGTCCAGATCAAGTTCAACGGCGTGACCGCGCTCTACTGGGGCACCAAGAACTACACCAGCGACAACGGCTGCGGCGGTGGGGCGGCGCAGGGCACCGTCAACACCGCGGGCTCGGCGCTGACGATCCGCTCGGGCCCCGGCACCGGCTACGCCGCCGTGGGCACCGTCGCCGACGGCGCGACCGTGTCCATCCAGTGCCAGACCACCGGCACCACGGTCACCGGCACCTACGGCACCAGCAACATCTGGGACCGCATCGGCACGGGCAAGTTCATCTCCGACGCCTACGTCTACACCGGATACGACGGCTTCATCCCCGGCGTCCCCCGCTGCTAG
- a CDS encoding SUKH-4 family immunity protein → MEKLSVEMPTRDELVAWAGEGRVVRAGAGEITSWDLPEPDRRALIDIGVPLLEQIVDAVTFHAEDGGYRVAEQDPATRQVFRVEPGTGRVLEQARPQSPNRIVNSSVRQWLCSLHLVGTAMNTSYALAHWDESGDLEDAALDELAELLARIRRLDPAAFGDGSHAHFYWPAVLDRWLY, encoded by the coding sequence GTGGAAAAGCTGTCCGTGGAGATGCCCACCCGTGATGAGCTGGTCGCGTGGGCGGGTGAGGGGCGTGTCGTCCGCGCCGGAGCCGGCGAGATCACGTCCTGGGACCTGCCGGAGCCCGACCGTCGTGCGCTGATCGACATCGGCGTGCCCCTGCTGGAGCAGATCGTCGACGCGGTGACGTTTCACGCCGAGGACGGCGGCTACCGGGTGGCGGAGCAGGATCCGGCGACGCGCCAGGTGTTCCGGGTCGAGCCGGGCACCGGGCGGGTGCTCGAGCAGGCCCGACCGCAGTCCCCCAACCGGATCGTCAACTCGTCGGTCCGCCAATGGCTCTGCTCCCTGCACCTGGTGGGTACGGCGATGAACACCTCATACGCGCTCGCGCACTGGGACGAGTCCGGTGACCTGGAGGACGCCGCGCTGGACGAGCTGGCCGAGCTGCTGGCACGGATCAGGCGGCTCGATCCCGCCGCGTTCGGCGACGGGAGCCACGCGCACTTCTACTGGCCGGCCGTGCTGGACCGCTGGCTCTACTGA
- a CDS encoding phytoene/squalene synthase family protein, which produces MPKELADAYRRCADLHRRHGRTYYLATRLLPAWKRPHVHALYGFARHADEIVDSLDATAPAERARRLADLSARLHAGLRGEPVDDPLLPAVLHTARALRLDPADFTAFLDSMAMDLTVRRYADYPALLRYMEGSAAVIGTLMLPVLGPAEPDAAREPARQLGLAFQLTNFLRDVAEDLARDRVYLPQEDLARFGVGEGELRAAAAAGRATARIKRLMAYEIARARGHYAAALPGIGMLPGASGRCVRTAYLVYGAILDEIERRDHDVFAGRAVVPASRRITLLARGLLAR; this is translated from the coding sequence GTGCCGAAGGAGCTGGCGGACGCCTACCGCCGCTGTGCGGACCTGCACCGGCGCCATGGCCGCACCTATTACCTGGCCACCCGGCTGCTACCCGCGTGGAAGCGGCCGCACGTGCACGCGCTGTACGGCTTCGCCCGCCACGCCGACGAGATCGTCGACAGCCTCGACGCCACGGCGCCCGCCGAACGTGCCCGGCGGCTGGCGGACCTGTCCGCGCGCCTGCACGCCGGGCTGCGCGGCGAGCCGGTCGACGATCCGCTGCTCCCGGCCGTGCTGCATACCGCCCGGGCGCTCCGGCTGGACCCGGCCGACTTCACCGCCTTCCTCGACTCGATGGCTATGGACCTGACGGTGCGGCGCTACGCCGACTATCCGGCGCTGCTGCGCTACATGGAGGGCTCGGCGGCGGTGATCGGCACGCTGATGCTGCCGGTCCTCGGCCCCGCCGAGCCGGACGCGGCCCGCGAGCCGGCGCGGCAGCTCGGGCTGGCGTTCCAGCTCACCAACTTCCTGCGCGACGTCGCCGAGGATCTGGCCCGGGACCGGGTGTACCTGCCGCAGGAGGACCTGGCCCGGTTCGGCGTCGGCGAAGGCGAGTTGCGCGCCGCGGCGGCGGCCGGGCGGGCCACTGCCCGGATCAAGAGGCTCATGGCGTACGAGATCGCCCGTGCCCGGGGGCACTACGCCGCCGCGCTGCCCGGCATCGGGATGCTGCCCGGCGCGTCGGGGAGGTGCGTACGGACCGCCTACCTGGTCTACGGCGCGATTCTGGACGAGATCGAGCGACGGGATCACGACGTATTCGCAGGGCGGGCGGTGGTGCCGGCGTCGCGCCGGATCACGCTGCTGGCACGTGGGCTGCTCGCCCGATGA
- a CDS encoding IS5 family transposase, whose protein sequence is MPALPSSLLTPIWVQFAALLPDRPEYDPAHPLGCHRRRIPDQVVFEHVIHALVHGSGYERIAGPGCSDRTIRRRLADWASAGLAQQLHALTLAAYDNMIGLQLHDIAVDGALTKAPCGGDRAGRSPVDRGKGGLKRSTGTEAAGIPLAVISAPANRNDNALLEATLDTATQQTGPLPDDVTVHLDRAYDNTPTRQRLHDRGLHGQIARKGLPAPIQVGKRWVVERTHSWMNGYGKIRRCTERNAQVVDFYLYLAAALITTRQLIRQARPRYRWDGRPTTRRLK, encoded by the coding sequence GTGCCTGCGCTGCCATCATCGCTGCTGACCCCGATCTGGGTCCAGTTCGCCGCACTGCTGCCCGACCGGCCCGAATACGACCCCGCACACCCGCTGGGCTGCCACCGCCGCCGCATCCCCGACCAGGTCGTCTTCGAACACGTCATCCACGCCCTGGTCCACGGCTCGGGCTACGAACGCATCGCCGGCCCAGGATGCTCCGACCGCACCATCCGCCGCCGCCTGGCCGACTGGGCCAGCGCAGGCCTCGCCCAGCAACTGCACGCCCTGACCCTGGCCGCCTACGACAACATGATCGGCCTACAGCTGCACGACATCGCCGTCGACGGCGCGCTCACCAAAGCACCCTGCGGCGGAGACCGCGCCGGACGCTCCCCGGTCGACCGCGGCAAAGGCGGCCTCAAACGCTCCACCGGCACCGAAGCCGCCGGCATACCCCTGGCCGTGATCTCCGCCCCCGCCAACCGCAACGACAACGCCCTGCTGGAAGCCACCCTCGACACCGCCACCCAACAGACAGGCCCCCTGCCCGACGACGTCACCGTGCACCTGGACCGCGCCTACGACAACACCCCCACCCGCCAGCGCCTGCACGACCGCGGCCTGCACGGCCAGATCGCCCGCAAAGGCCTCCCCGCCCCCATCCAGGTCGGCAAACGCTGGGTGGTGGAACGCACCCACTCATGGATGAACGGCTACGGCAAGATCCGCCGCTGCACCGAACGCAACGCGCAGGTCGTGGACTTCTACCTCTACCTGGCAGCAGCCCTGATCACCACACGCCAACTCATCCGACAAGCCCGCCCCCGCTACCGCTGGGACGGCCGTCCCACCACCCGACGCCTCAAATGA